From Chengkuizengella sediminis, one genomic window encodes:
- a CDS encoding sugar-binding transcriptional regulator, with protein MDKEKLIKMIEVSKLYYLLDYNQNDIAKKLGISRPTVSRLLQQAKQEGIVEIKIIDPTEDIENLSETLEQKFNLKKAIVTHVPQYEDGIIKTYLGEKAASYLHEIVKDDDIIGVTWGTTMHHVAVELKQEALKNVKVVQLKGSVSHSETNTYANEILYLFGKAFETSPIHLPLPAIVDHIVVKQAMEADRHINKILELGKQSNIALYTIGPIKSESLLFKLGYFTDEDLEMIYSKAVGDICSKFFDKDGEICSKELNARTLGIELEELKKKEYSILVAGGAQKVEGIYGALKGGFTNVLVTDQFTAQFLIDKK; from the coding sequence ATGGATAAAGAAAAACTTATAAAAATGATTGAAGTCTCCAAATTATATTATTTATTAGACTATAACCAAAACGATATTGCTAAGAAATTAGGAATTTCGAGACCAACAGTTTCGAGGCTTCTTCAGCAAGCAAAACAAGAAGGAATTGTTGAAATAAAAATTATAGATCCAACGGAAGATATTGAGAATTTGTCCGAAACACTTGAACAAAAGTTCAATCTTAAAAAAGCAATTGTGACTCATGTTCCTCAATACGAAGATGGGATAATTAAAACCTATTTAGGTGAAAAAGCAGCATCTTATTTGCATGAAATTGTTAAAGACGATGACATCATCGGTGTGACATGGGGCACTACGATGCATCATGTAGCCGTTGAACTAAAGCAGGAAGCATTGAAAAATGTGAAAGTTGTCCAATTAAAAGGTAGTGTTAGCCACTCAGAGACGAATACGTATGCAAATGAGATTTTATATCTTTTCGGGAAGGCGTTTGAAACTTCTCCTATTCACTTGCCATTACCAGCTATTGTAGATCATATCGTTGTAAAACAAGCAATGGAAGCGGATAGACATATTAACAAAATTTTAGAATTAGGAAAACAATCCAATATAGCACTATATACTATTGGACCGATTAAGTCTGAGTCTTTGTTATTTAAACTCGGTTACTTCACAGATGAAGACTTAGAAATGATATATTCAAAAGCAGTAGGGGATATTTGCTCTAAGTTTTTTGATAAGGATGGAGAGATCTGCAGCAAAGAATTAAACGCTAGAACACTCGGTATTGAGTTGGAAGAATTAAAGAAAAAAGAATATTCTATATTAGTTGCTGGTGGGGCTCAAAAAGTGGAAGGGATTTACGGAGCGCTCAAAGGTGGTTTTACAAATGTTCTTGTAACAGATCAATTTACGGCTCAATTCCTAATTGATAAGAAATAA
- a CDS encoding energy-coupling factor transporter transmembrane component T has product MLDLSYKETWLHRTNPSFKFIVMIALFIYVLFIHNLNLMVNITILTLLLYLLFSGHSFKLLLLISIPLVLIFVSSATSMVFFGKGETTWFKWGLIHVTEESFYRGIHIGLRALTYAGLGIAFSLTTRPVYLFYSLMQQLKLPPKYAYSFLAALRMLPIMVEEFQTIRYALKVRGMRHKRGIKGIYGKLRSYAIPLLAQSIRRAHRVAVAMEAKRFSQVKNRTYYYKITFSRFDILFLLYFIVMLSAAYFLSEQLPYFPIIDVRYE; this is encoded by the coding sequence GTGCTTGATCTAAGCTATAAGGAAACTTGGTTGCATAGAACGAATCCTAGTTTTAAATTTATAGTGATGATAGCGTTATTTATCTATGTGTTGTTTATTCATAATCTCAACTTAATGGTAAATATTACGATTTTGACATTACTATTGTATTTATTGTTTTCAGGACATTCTTTCAAACTATTGCTGCTCATCTCCATCCCCTTAGTTTTAATCTTTGTTTCGTCAGCAACCTCTATGGTTTTTTTTGGTAAGGGTGAAACGACTTGGTTTAAATGGGGTTTGATTCATGTTACGGAGGAAAGCTTCTATAGAGGGATTCATATTGGTCTGCGTGCATTAACTTACGCAGGACTTGGCATTGCGTTTTCACTCACTACTCGTCCCGTATATTTGTTTTATTCCTTAATGCAGCAACTTAAGCTTCCCCCTAAATATGCATATAGCTTTTTGGCTGCATTACGAATGCTTCCCATTATGGTCGAGGAGTTCCAAACGATTCGTTATGCGCTGAAGGTTCGGGGTATGCGGCATAAACGAGGCATTAAAGGTATTTATGGAAAGCTTCGCTCCTATGCTATTCCTTTATTAGCTCAAAGCATTCGGCGTGCACACCGAGTAGCGGTAGCTATGGAAGCGAAACGATTTTCACAAGTGAAAAATCGTACATATTATTATAAAATTACTTTTTCAAGGTTTGATATTTTATTTTTACTTTATTTTATAGTTATGCTTTCTGCTGCATATTTCTTGAGTGAGCAATTACCTTATTTTCCAATTATAGATGTGAGGTATGAGTAA